A region of the Clostridium estertheticum subsp. estertheticum genome:
ACTGCAATCCAGAACAAAGAAACTCTTTTACGGATCAACGAATTGCTAAGGCAAGGATTTAAACGTTGGGTTCCTGATGACGATTATCCAGGTAAGCTGGGTGTCAAAGCTGTAGCAGAAAAAAAAGATTGCCATTTTTTCTATCATGCACCTACACTTATTATTGCTTCTAATAAGCCTAATTATGAAAATGCTATGGCAGACTGTTCACTTGCATTAGAAAACCTTTTTTTAGCGGCGAATTCTATAGGATTGGGGACTTGCTATATTAATCAGTTACACTGGCTACGAAATGATGCCGAATTTCGTGAATTTCTTTTTGAATTAGGAATTCCCAAAGAGCATACTATCTGCTCTTCAGCTGTGGTTGGATATATTGATAAACCATCAATTGCACTCTCACGAAAGGAAGGTACTATTAATATTATAAAATAGAAGTCTTAGGTCATGAGAAGGTTAAATGCTTCAGCCTAGGGGTGCACAAGTTGAAGCACTATATTAACAACTAAGGAAATGTAGAGAAGAAGTCTTACATAAAGGATTAGTTGTGGCAGAAGCGGGCATAGGTAAAACTTATCTGGCGGCTTTTGATTCGCTGGATTTTAATAGAAATCTATTTGTAGCTCATAAAGAAGAAATATTAAATCAAGCAGAGTTATCTTTTAAAAATATTAGGTCCAATATTAAAACTGGATTTTTTAGTGGTGAAAATAAGGATAGTAATTGCGAGATATTATTTGCTACAGTACAAACATTGGGTCAAAAACAGTACCTATGCGATAAGTATTTTAAAAAGGATGCGTTTGATTATAATTAATAGTTCTTGTTTTATTATTGAGTATACTTCATTGCATTCTGTGAGAATGGAAAATGTTCTTATATCAATAGGACATAGGCAATAAATCAAAAAAAGTTGCTCGCGTTATATTGACGTGAGCAACTTTTTCTCATGTTATATTGATTAGACCATAAAATAATATAAGTAAAGAAATTAATTAACATATAACAATTTACAATTAATTAAAACGCATATTATACATTCAGAATATCAATATACACTTAAAGTAATTAACACCATTGAAATCCCAGGGATTCCTATTATTCAACTTTTCTAAGGTTTTTAGATATTTCTATAATTCTACTATCATTATACGACACTTTCATACTTATACTATTTACATCTATTTGAAGTCTGTCAATTTTGTCATCAATAATCGTTATATGTTCAGAATTACCTTTATATCCATCCAAAAGAGCATCACTGGTAGGGATAAGTTTTCCGTCTATCTTTACACCTAATTTTTTAACGTCATTCTCAATTGCATCAAGCCTTTTGGTGTTTTCTTTAATCTCAGTTTTTATATCATTAACCTCAGTTTTTATATCTTTAAACCCCTCTTGCATTTCTGAATACATTTTGGTCATAAATTCAAACATTTTATCATCACTCATATTAGCACCTCGCTTTTATATTATATCATTCTAAATTGCAATTGAATATCTTTTTTTAGATCAGTTATTTTCTATTAACTAATCCATATTATATATTTTATTGTTATTAGTTGTATTTTTAATCCAGCCTTTTAATAATAATTTTTCCTCAGAAGTTAGGTTGTTAAATCATCTCCTGGGTCGCTGTAACAGATTTGAAGAAGATGCATTAACGACTTCAGAAGGAAATTTAGAATTATACTTAAGCTTTCTATTTGTTATAGTATTTGAATATATTCTCGTTAAAATGTAGATTAAAATCTTATAAAAACCTAATAAGATTTTAATTAAGTAAATAATATTGATAGCTAATAACTGACTGAAATCACTGAAGTATAGGGAGTTAAATTTAAGTTAAAAGTGCTATGAAATCTAATTAAATTTAAATAGTTTTATTCCATCTTAGTGAGAAAGGGGTGTCTTTAAATCAACAAGTTACTATGATACTATGTAGATAGTGCTTAAACATCATATAGATAACACAATAACTATGGGATATACTGCACTTGAAAATAATAAACAGAGTGTTTATATAGATAGTTCACACTAATTTACATTTTGAAAGGGGATATATTTAAAATATGAATAAATTTAAAGAAATTAAACCTGAAGAATTTAATAAAAGTCCGTTTCAAATTATAGGTAAAGATTGGATGCTCATTACAGCAGAGAAAGATAATAAGGTAAATACTATGACTGCTGCTTGGGGTGGTTTTGGTTTTATTTTTAATAAAAATGTAGTTTATATTGTAATAAGACCGGAACGTTATACTAAACAATTTGTAGATAATTCCGATACATTTTCTCTAACATTCTTTGATGAAAATTTTAAAAAACAATTAAGTTATCTTGGAACTGTTTCTGGTAGGGATGAGGATAAGATTTCTAAAACTAATTTAACAATTAAACATTCAGATAATACACCTTACTTTGAAGAAGCAAATACTGCAATTATATGCAGGAAGTTGTATGTACAAGATATGAATCGTGAATCCTTTATAGCAAATGAAGTGGATATAGAAAAAATGTATCCTGATAAAAATTTCCATACATTATACATCGCAGAAGTAGAAAAAATCCTTATTAGAGAATAACAATATAAATACTTAAAAAAATATCAAGGAGGATTATAAATGGAATTTTTAGATTTAGTTGAAAAAAGATATAGCGTTAGAGAGTACAAAGATGAGGTCGTAGAGGACGAAAAACTTAAAAAAATACTTAAAGCGGCATTACTTGCCCCAACAGCACATAACAAACAAGCCTTCAAAATAGTTGTAATTAATACTAAAGAACACCAGGAAGAATTAAAAAAGATATATCCTAGCCCCTATTTTATTCAAGCTCCAATTATACTTGGTATTTTCTCAATTCCAGGAGAAAGTTGGGTAAGAAAAGATGGTAAAAATTATGCTGATGTAGACGCAGCGATTGTAATGGATCATATTGTAATGGAAGCCACAGCTTTGGGACTTGGAACATGTTGGATTGCCAACTTTAATTCAATTGCAGCTAGTGAAATTATTGGGCTTGGTGAGGGATATGAACCAATTGTATTTACACCTATCGGTTATGCTGAGCCAAAAGATCTAAAAAAGATTAGAAAGACTTTAGAAGAAATAGTTGTTTACTTATAAGTCTGGCTAAGTGGACATAAGGTAAAAATATCAACTGATGCAGGTGGAAACTCTTTTGTTACAATTTATAATTGAATTTCATTTTGTAAATAGCAACTACTTTTATACTATTAGCAATGTAAATTCCATATAAAAATAAATATAGGATTCTTAGTTCTATTTATGCGTCCAACATAAGTGTAATCTAAAACAAAATATATCGAAGATATATTACGGGAACAGTGTTAAATTTTAAGTGCTATTAGTTTTATTGTAAGGAATATTGGATATAGAAAAGCTAACCTGTAAAAACTTTTACAGGTTAGCTTTTTATAAAGAAATTATTTTACAGTGTTTTTTCTAAATAACGATGTATTCCCTCTTAAACTTTAGCTATTTTACGTCTATTGTTGTTTTTCCTATGCCATATACACTTTCCCAATCATTTACGAATTGATTAACACTCCAATCAGTAAGAGGATGTGCAAGCATTGCATCTAATATCTCTGGATTTACAGTTACAGAGTGACCACCTACAAGAGCCACATTATGTACTTGTTGAACGTTTTTAAAAGAAGCAGCTAAAACTTTAGCATCTATATCATATTGATCAAATAATTGAACGATTTGAGCCACAACAGAAACTCCATCACCACTAATATTATCTATTCTATTAACATAAGGAGCAACAAAGGAAGCTCCAGCCACTGCTGCAATAAGAGCTTGCTGGGCTGTGAAAATTGCTGTAGCAGTTGTTTTTATACCCTTTTGTTTAAGTATTTTTATTGCTTTTATTCCTTCTGGTATAACAGGAATCTTAACATAAAGATTTCCACCAATTACACTATTTAAATACTCAGCTTCTTGGACCATTTTTTCAGCAGTTAGGCTAACCGCTTGCACATGAAGCATTGACTCAGCACCTATAATTTTTCTTATACCTTTTAAAATAACTAAAAAATTTTTGTTTTCTTTAGAAATAATTGTTGGATTAGTAGTAACTCCCGCCATAGGGTAGAAATTGTAAGCCTTTTCTATAGCCTCTAAATTTGCAGTATCTATTATATATAACATATACATTTCTCCTTTATTTTATAATTTGATTTTATAATTTGATTTAAGCATTTTACGATTCCATCTTTTGACTCTGAAAACTTTAGTCCATAACTTTTAATTTTATTAGTACATAGTCTATATCTCTATAATTACAAACCACCAACTACCACATTAAGATCATTATTTCTCATTTCATTTGCTATCTTTTCTATTGATTCGGGGGTAGGAATGTCTATATTATTAAGTTTATAATCTAAATTTAACAATTTATATTTATTACTTCCATACTGATGAAAAGGTAAAAGGTGAATTTCAGTAAGATTTAAACTTTTAACAAAGGCAATTATCTCTTTTATATTTTCATCATCTGCTGTATACCCTGGTATTAGAGGCACTCTAGGTATAATTTTTTTATGCATTTTCACCAAGGTTTTAATATTATTCTTTATTAGATTTATATCTGACCCCAGTATTAGTTTAGCTTTCTCTTTATTCATTATTTTAAGATCAAATAAGATTAAATCTAAATAGGTTGCTAGTTCAATGAGATTTTGGGTACTACCCTGTCCACTAGTTTCAATTGCAGTATTTATACCTAGACTTTTCAGCTGCTTAAGTAACTCTATTGCAAAGGCGCTTTGAGATAAAACTTCACCACCTGAAAGGGTTACCCCTCCTTTAGAAGTACGGTAGAAAATCATATCCTTCTGAACCTCTGTAACAACTTCCTCTACGGTCATATATTTACCAAATTGAGTAATTGCACCTGTTGGGCATTCATCTACATCGAAGCTACAGTGCTGGCAGTGGATGCATTTACTTTCCATTTTCACTGTTTGAGGCTGGAAGCTTATAGATTCAGGGTTACTACACCAAGGGCATTTAAGAGGACATCCCTTAAAAAATACAATTGTTCTAATTCCTGAGCCATCATGCAAGGAATATCTTTGAATATTTAGTATTAATGCTTTCATCTAATCACTTCCTATAAATTATGCTGGGTTCTTCTTATGATATCATCTTGAATTTCACGGCTTAGTTCTATAAAGAAAGCACTATAACCCGCTACTCGTATAACAAGGCCCTTATAATCATTTGGACTTGCCTGAGCGCTTTTCAAAGTTTCAACGGAAACCACGTTAAATTGTATATGCTGTATTTTTAGCTTCATAAAGGCATATAGAAAATCACATAATTTATGGATACCTTCCTCGCCCTCTAGAGTTTTAGGACTAAACTTAACATTTAATAGACTTCCATTTGTTGTTAAGTAGTTATCTAACTTGCTTACGCTTTTTAGTACTGCAGTAGGCCCAAGCACATCTCGACCAACCATAGGGGATAATCCGCCATCTGCAAGCTGTTCTCCGGATTTACGTCCATCAGGAGTAGCACCTACAGATTTTCCAAGGGGAATATGAGCTGATACTGTGTAAGAGCCAGGTACAAAGGTTCCACCTCTAGGCGTTATATGTTGCTCTACAGTTTTTGAGTAGTATCTAAGAATATCAGAACTAAGATTATCTACTTCATCATTATCATTTCCGAATTTATCATATTTATTAATCAAGCGAACCCTAAGTTTTTCATGCTCTACGCCTTGAAAATTACTATCTAAAGCATCTACTAGATCCTTTAAAGAAATTCTTTTCTCTTCGAATACAATCTTTTTTAGAGCATAAAGAGAATCGCTCAAATTTGCTATACCAATACATTGTACACCGGAAAAATTGTATTTTGCGCCACCATAGGTTACATCTTTTCCAGTCGCTAAGCAATTATCAATAAAACATGAAAGTAAGGGAATAGGTGCAAATTCTTTATGGGAAGTATCTACTATATTTGAGCCTTCTACCATAAGCTTCACATATTTATTGATATTTGTTTTTATATTTTGAATTATTTCATCGAAGGTAATATTTTCATCGTTTTTATTTTCTCTTAAGGAAATCTCCATTATCTTTAGTAAGTTAAAAAGTGCTATATCATGTAGGCCGTAAGTTTTTCCAGGAAGTGAAAGTTCAACACAACCAACCACAGAATAATCCCTTGAATCCTCTAAACTAACACCTCTGTTTAAAAATCCTGGAACTATTACTTCATCGTTAAATATTTGAGGTATTCCTGTACCAAGTCTTATTGTTTCAGCAGTTTTCTTTAAAAAAGCTAGCTCTATAAGTTCATTTACACGTACACCCAAATTTGGTTGGGGAAGTCGGATATCTTGATAGGTATCTAGGGCAAGATAAGATAAACTATTAACTGCAGAGCGTCCGCTTTGTGTAAGTCCTCCAAGGGTTATAGTATAACCAGTTGGGAAACCAGCAAAGTAGGTAGCACTATTACTACTTCTAATTAAAACTACATCATTAGTTTTAATCCATAAACAGGTTAAAGTTTCTCTTAGAATTTCCTTAGTTATTCCATTCTTAAGGTCATTTTCATAAAAATGGTACATATATTTATCAAAACCACCAAGAGACAAGGAACTAGCATTTGATTCATATTGTAGAATCACAGATAAAAACCATAATAGTTGACAAGCCTCATAAAAGTTTTCAGGTTTTTCTGAAGAAATTTTTGTTGAAATTCTGGCAATTTCTAAAAGTTCAGCTTGTCTTATCTTGTTAGGTTCTCCATCAGCACTTAGTTTTGCTAGAGCCGCATATCTTAAAATATGTGTTTGAGAAGCTTTTAGTGTAATTATCGAAGCTTGATAGAAGTCGTTACCTGGGTGTTCTTTAGATAGTAATAATGTTTCATTTACTATCTGACCTAAACCACTGTTTAATAATTTCTCAAAATTAGGAATTATATGTCCTTGACCTTTATCAGTTTGATTGAGTTTAAAAATATCTAAATCGGAAGGAACCCGAACTTCAGGAGTAAGTCTTTTGTTTATATAGTCTTTTAAGGATTTACCTACCCAATAAGGATAAAGAACTTCTCTATAAATCTTCTTATCATCATCTGATATAAAAAAGGGGTCTTGCGGTCTACTTTCTAATGTATCAAGTTCATCATTAATCCAGTAGGGATCCATTTCAGGAGAAATGATCCCACTCCTAGGTTTTGTTGTTCTATTACCAACTATAAGTTCTTCTTCTCTTATAGATATTTGAACATTGCCCAGTATGTGGGCGGTTGCTTTTGCCCGCCTAATAAGTGAACTTTGGCCTTCTGTTTCTTTATAGCTTTCTGTATATAGCAGGGCCCTTTCAAGAGATACTTCTCTTTTATTTTCAAAAAGTTGGTTTTTAAGTTTTTGAATTCTATCACTAGTCAAAGCATACCTCCATTTTTATTTTTAAAATTGTTGTTTATTGTTTTGTCTTAAAAGGATTATTATTTGTTATTGTTGTGTATTGTTTGTTCTTATTGTATAATTAAATTAAGAAAAATTCAATACTTAATTTAAAATTTAAAAAAATATTTAAGGCATAATATATGTGTACATTCTAAAGGGTAAGGTGGAGAGGATATGTTTGTGGAGGAAAGAGTAGAAAAGATTATTAAACTATTAAATGAAAATCAAAAGGTAGTTGTAAAGGAACTAAGCAAAAAGTTCAATGTAACAGAGGATTGCATAAGAAAAGATTTAAAAGCCTTAGAAAAACAAGGAATAATTAAAAGAACTTATGGAGGCGGAGTATTAAGTAGGAAGTCTGCTCCACATAATGATATTTTAATTAGGAAGAATATTAATTTAGAGGAAAAATTAAAAATTGCAGAAAAGGCTTTTGAACTTATACAGCCAAGTGAAACGATTTTTTTGGATATATCA
Encoded here:
- a CDS encoding formate C-acetyltransferase; amino-acid sequence: MTSDRIQKLKNQLFENKREVSLERALLYTESYKETEGQSSLIRRAKATAHILGNVQISIREEELIVGNRTTKPRSGIISPEMDPYWINDELDTLESRPQDPFFISDDDKKIYREVLYPYWVGKSLKDYINKRLTPEVRVPSDLDIFKLNQTDKGQGHIIPNFEKLLNSGLGQIVNETLLLSKEHPGNDFYQASIITLKASQTHILRYAALAKLSADGEPNKIRQAELLEIARISTKISSEKPENFYEACQLLWFLSVILQYESNASSLSLGGFDKYMYHFYENDLKNGITKEILRETLTCLWIKTNDVVLIRSSNSATYFAGFPTGYTITLGGLTQSGRSAVNSLSYLALDTYQDIRLPQPNLGVRVNELIELAFLKKTAETIRLGTGIPQIFNDEVIVPGFLNRGVSLEDSRDYSVVGCVELSLPGKTYGLHDIALFNLLKIMEISLRENKNDENITFDEIIQNIKTNINKYVKLMVEGSNIVDTSHKEFAPIPLLSCFIDNCLATGKDVTYGGAKYNFSGVQCIGIANLSDSLYALKKIVFEEKRISLKDLVDALDSNFQGVEHEKLRVRLINKYDKFGNDNDEVDNLSSDILRYYSKTVEQHITPRGGTFVPGSYTVSAHIPLGKSVGATPDGRKSGEQLADGGLSPMVGRDVLGPTAVLKSVSKLDNYLTTNGSLLNVKFSPKTLEGEEGIHKLCDFLYAFMKLKIQHIQFNVVSVETLKSAQASPNDYKGLVIRVAGYSAFFIELSREIQDDIIRRTQHNL
- a CDS encoding DEAD/DEAH box helicase family protein, whose amino-acid sequence is MAEAGIGKTYLAAFDSLDFNRNLFVAHKEEILNQAELSFKNIRSNIKTGFFSGENKDSNCEILFATVQTLGQKQYLCDKYFKKDAFDYN
- a CDS encoding flavin reductase family protein, which translates into the protein MNKFKEIKPEEFNKSPFQIIGKDWMLITAEKDNKVNTMTAAWGGFGFIFNKNVVYIVIRPERYTKQFVDNSDTFSLTFFDENFKKQLSYLGTVSGRDEDKISKTNLTIKHSDNTPYFEEANTAIICRKLYVQDMNRESFIANEVDIEKMYPDKNFHTLYIAEVEKILIRE
- a CDS encoding [formate-C-acetyltransferase]-activating enzyme, which encodes MKALILNIQRYSLHDGSGIRTIVFFKGCPLKCPWCSNPESISFQPQTVKMESKCIHCQHCSFDVDECPTGAITQFGKYMTVEEVVTEVQKDMIFYRTSKGGVTLSGGEVLSQSAFAIELLKQLKSLGINTAIETSGQGSTQNLIELATYLDLILFDLKIMNKEKAKLILGSDINLIKNNIKTLVKMHKKIIPRVPLIPGYTADDENIKEIIAFVKSLNLTEIHLLPFHQYGSNKYKLLNLDYKLNNIDIPTPESIEKIANEMRNNDLNVVVGGL
- a CDS encoding nitroreductase family protein, with translation MEFLDLVEKRYSVREYKDEVVEDEKLKKILKAALLAPTAHNKQAFKIVVINTKEHQEELKKIYPSPYFIQAPIILGIFSIPGESWVRKDGKNYADVDAAIVMDHIVMEATALGLGTCWIANFNSIAASEIIGLGEGYEPIVFTPIGYAEPKDLKKIRKTLEEIVVYL
- a CDS encoding nitroreductase family protein; translated protein: MINNEVIDCIRSRRSTRKFKEKQIKEEELKALLEAATWAPSGGNNQSWLFTAIQNKETLLRINELLRQGFKRWVPDDDYPGKLGVKAVAEKKDCHFFYHAPTLIIASNKPNYENAMADCSLALENLFLAANSIGLGTCYINQLHWLRNDAEFREFLFELGIPKEHTICSSAVVGYIDKPSIALSRKEGTINIIK
- a CDS encoding fructose-6-phosphate aldolase, which produces MLYIIDTANLEAIEKAYNFYPMAGVTTNPTIISKENKNFLVILKGIRKIIGAESMLHVQAVSLTAEKMVQEAEYLNSVIGGNLYVKIPVIPEGIKAIKILKQKGIKTTATAIFTAQQALIAAVAGASFVAPYVNRIDNISGDGVSVVAQIVQLFDQYDIDAKVLAASFKNVQQVHNVALVGGHSVTVNPEILDAMLAHPLTDWSVNQFVNDWESVYGIGKTTIDVK